One Vicia villosa cultivar HV-30 ecotype Madison, WI linkage group LG5, Vvil1.0, whole genome shotgun sequence genomic window, GACATCGGCATTAAATGCCGATGTATACGACACGACTACAGATAAACCATCAGGTGGACATTTTCGGAAAGATATTTATGATGCTATGAAACAAATAGTGAAATTTCTTGATGAAAATAACTCACCATTTTTAGTCAACATATACCCTTTCTTAAGTCTataccaaaatgatgattttcctAAAGATTATGCATTCTTTGATAGTACAAGTAGAACAATTACTGATAACAACGAACGATATAGTAATGTGTTTGATGCAAACCTTGATACACTTGCTTGGGCATTAAAAAAAGCTGGTCACCCTAAAGTTTCAATCATGATTGGTGAAATTGGTTGGCCAACAGATGGGAATAAACATGCTACTATAACTAACGCAAAAAGATTTTACAGCGGTTTTCTCAAGAAATGGGCTAGTAAAAAAGGTTCTCCACTTCGCCCTGAACCAAAGGttgcttatttattttctcttgtTGATGAGAACACGAAAAGTGTTGCACCTGGAAACTTTGAGCGTCATTGGGGAATGTTTCGCTATGATGGAAAACCTAAATTTCCAATTGATCTTTCTGGAAAAGATCAAGAAAAAATGCTTGTTGGAGCGAAAGGAATTCGCTACTTAGAAAAAAAATGGTGTGTTCTGAGTAAGGACATAAAGAACATGAGCTCGGTTGGTCCTGCGGTGAGTTATGCATGTTCATCAGGTGATTGTACGAGCTTAGGTCCCGGTTGTTCTTGTGCAAGTTTGAATGAAGCTGGTAATGCATCATTTGCTTTTAATCAATTCTTTCAAAATAATGAACAAAGTGTTGAGGCATGTGATTTTGATGGCCTAGCTACTATTGTAGAAAAAGATCCAACACCTTCAAATGGAAATTGTGTGTTTCCTATCCAAATCCAGAGTGGTGGCACCATGCTTAGAGGAAAAACTTATATGGTTAAAGGCCTTTTGATTGGGTTTCTATtgttttttattacatttatatAAAAGTATGCATGTGATTAGTATGAAAATGATTAGTGAAACTAGATTACATGTAAATTTAATTTTGTAGAGCATGTAAAAAATTTTGAAGGTTTGAAATAATATTAACTAGTTCtatggcccgtgcgttgcacgggtttgattagaattttgatcttaataatttatatatataaattatatcatATAGTTAaacgtatttttaaattatattaaatataaacaaaatttaaaatatatgagaatttctaattatatatatatatatatatatatatatatatatataatttcaattatgttctataaatttgaaatttttcatATATTTACGAGAATAATGCAATATTATAAAAAgtgttatattaaattatttgtaGATAAATATTTATGATTAATCATTAAATTCATATACATATAAGAGTATATCAATCTAAATTTCAGTTATTCTTTTAGTATTATTCTATAACTTATAAAACCTAAGATTTTTTTATTCAATGTCATGtccaaaaaaagttttaaatagtatattctatacatattttttaaaaataaatcatattatatCTTATCATATTGGTTTTTATTTGCTGTTCCTATATTAATCAAGTAACTCCAtccatatttttatgatttttatgatttttttggattgtttattaatactattatttattataggttaactatcttaataaattaattattttcactttaatattaaaattaaagaaaaataattttgtaaattaaaataaaactttaaagagtttttttttttaattttataggtattaatgattttaaaacttattaatttcaattattaattttttagcgAAGTTTTCTTAGTTTTTTATTAAATAGTGATATTTTGATTCTTAAATAtacttttatgataaaaaaaatgtagATTAGTCCTCATATTTCTCATTcgttaaaaaaaaagtaattattcATAATACATATTAGTTATATAGGTATATAATGATAAATCAAATACTTTATCATTACATAATTTTGAAAGTAATATTCAGAGTTTAGTAAGTGACAACTAAATTGATTATAACTTACAACTACAATTTATTTTGCAATTTTATTTTCCATAAATAATTATGCATtttaaaagaatatatagagatatagttaataattattatgatattaataacaataattataataatttaataataataatagtaataatgtcattactatattaatatttttctataatacactttttttttgaaatactaTGTAATACACTTAGTACAACATGTATCATAACTATATCAAAATATATCATTATTATCATTCTCATTTATTACACAATAAAATATATTGACAAATGAGACACATTTTTTATGcatatattatttttgaagtcctttgaagatcgtaaaaaattaagtaaataaattaaatcaaacataTATTTCTCTAAAATATTTTGGTTAAAGACATATATTTACATGAGTTTTCATTTTTCACATGATTttcaaatagtaaaaataaatatgtagcaacaatataaattttctttcttcttttcattcaCTAAAAAATTGTTACATTCAAATTAATCAATGTAAAGAAGAGAAAAATGCAGAAATAAATAGCATAACAATATATTTATACTCAAGAAAGTTATTGCAAAATAATATAACTAAAGTATTTACATAACTAATATAACAGAGTAAAGTTGAGTCTTAAACCTGTCACATAAATCAAAGAACAATTAGCATATATAtgttcaaaaataacaaaataaaaataaaaatatagatacaaaataaaaaattaggtaCCTTGTGAACTTTGTTTGAATAAAAGGATAACGATCtacaataaaaaatacaaaataaagtaGAGTTAAAATATAGATAATTGTTATAATAAAGTAAGTGGAGTCACCTACAATATAAAACAAATCATAGTTAAAACTTAGTGAGAATAAGAAAAATAATCGAAAGTATCAATTgtttgaagagaatgatgaagacttAGTCAAAATATATAGTATAAATATGTCAAATTCATTCACCAAATACACATTCGTATATATAACAGACAATAATGgttactaaaaacaaaataaatcttATTAAAAACTGTACCTCcaaattttactaattaaaacttaggcttaattgcaactttagtccctctattttgattgattaaataatattattttaattgagatTAAAAACTGTAATTTACTGTTTAactaattataatttatcattaattaATACTATTGTAAGTGAGTGATAAAgaatgaaaaatattataatttatcattaattaatattattgtaagtgagtaatttatcttttaaacatagaaatttgtaaaatagatgaaaaaaaaagaatgaaaaatatgaaaaaaaatatttaaaagctggtgcaataaagaaaaaaaattattattcatataaaattgatatttgtcttaaatgattatatttaaaaaataatcatttaagatttttatttttaattaattttgattatcataatgatttattaaaaattttgtaTAATAACACTTCATAAATGTTATAAcggataattttaatatataaacgtttttattaatataattgatgAGTTAAAGGTTTAATGTTACTTAGAAAATGAGtggttaaagttaaattgaaaaataatataaaatattttaatttaaattaatttagtatatATATCTAAAGTAATTATaatcaatatgagaataaataatgatttacaaaattttctttttattttcataatgatTATTAAATTTTAGTACAATCAAActcaataattattataactgataatttttatatttaaatattgtaaatttttttatttattttttattataataataatttgtgTAACTCATttagaaaacacatttttttaaaacgatacttttatttcatctttattttgagaagtaagttattttttaaacataattttttttaaataaatgaaaaataaaagaagaaaaatagaaaaataaaattagaatttagCATGAACTAATTTAAGATTATCTATCTTATCGTAAAAATTGAttatctaaaatatatttaaaatttacttatatattttttaaacttgaAATATAGGCTAGATTTCAAGATTTTATAAGTTTgaaagatttttttaataatgacttttatttggatatttttaatagtggtaattgaatattatattattaatattaatattattattattattattttatattaagtagaagtagattattattattattaactaaatattatattattattaataatagtggtggtttaatattattatattattattatttattttgatatagAGTTTGTGACATGTGGCTAGGATTGTTTTCAAAATGACATGTGGTTAGGATTATTTTCAAGAAGACATATGcttagggttgccatcatgacttccttatcataaaatataataaagcaaaaggagTTTTATGGTAAGTTTGCCATTTGTCAAAAAAATAGAGCTCTTgctattttaaaaaatcataaaatataataaagcaaaaggagTTTTATGGCAAGTTTGCCATTTGTCAAAAAAATAGAGCTCttgctattttaaaaaatactattaatgGAAATATTACTATAATTAgcgttatgttttttttaatatttcattaatttctggttattattatttattgaagACTTTGTTCACCTTTTCCTTCCaccaatcaacaacaacaagtaaattttcaaattctttctctttttccaacacaAACCTATTTGTATTTCTTTGTATTTTCAACAcaacaattaaaacaaatataacTAAACCAATTAAACAAGTTACAGCAAATCACATATGCATTCTATCTCCATCGTACTCTCTCCTTTTCTCATTTAAACTacatcctctctctctctctcattaaaCAACAAAAAGGAAAATTGAAACAAAATCTCACACAATTTCAACACCCAACAACAAAAATTGAACAAATTGCAAAGATTACCTCACAGATGGGGTTGTCGGTGCTCGGATGCAGAAGAGGCAGCGATGTCGTAGTGGTTGCACAATGGATCTCGCGATGGTGCCTGAATTTTGCGTCGATCTGAACAGTGGTGATGATGTCGTTTTCTCGATGGTCTTTGTTATTTCCCAGCGGTGAAGCATTGAAAACCACAGTGAGTTATATAGTGGTTCAGACTTCAGtgtgactttttttttttgaataaagacTTCAGGGTGACTTATCTTCTTCCTTTTTGATCaaaatcttttattattatttttccgtCTTCTCGATGGTATTAGAATGCACACTCACGATAAGGTAACTTCAATTGTTTTATAGCATCTTCTCACTTTTAAGCATgtatttctttcttttgtttcctTTGAATAAAGCTTATGCTATGCAGCTTGTGTTTGTGAGTGATATTCCATTGCCACTAAATTGCAGATATATGGTTGCAAAATCAGCTTTTGTCTCATTCAGAGCAAGTCCTTAATatgtgtttatttttatgtttatttcctTTAGTTTACTGAACTATATCATACTCATTGAGAAATTCCACACCACTTATGATTTGGCTTAATGTTGATCTTCATGATTTTTAATTCAAACTGTTGGATATTTGATTATGTCATTCTCTGTTGTAATTTGAAGAGTGCACTAATTAGTTAATTTCTTTGTTACATAGATAGTGAAACCAACTTTGTTCCGGAAGAGACAAAAAACATAACTGTGGATTCAACAATGAAGAAACTCAGTGAGCTTGGTAACAAGTAAGGACTAATATGTGAAATGATTTTGTTTCTTTTTGCTTCTTGATCTAAGTTTTCTCAAGATAAAAACAACATTTTTTTGTAattaaatctattaatttttATAGGAATATGTAGTTGTTTgtttttttcacttgattttttgaAACTGTAATGGCTGAGAGATGTTCATCGTTTCCAGTTTGTCTCTTCTCATAAAGATTATGCATACAATTCGATTTACAGATCTAATTTTCAGTTTTGATTCACTGTAACAAACAACTGGTTCTCCATACTTTTGGTTTGCACATTTAGATGGTCCTATATGTGAACCATTTTCTTCATGTTGTGCTTGGTTTAAAACCATGAGCCTTATAGCCGGGATTGGGACTCAGGTAAATGAACAAATTTGGTTAAATTTCATTGGTTGTTTCAAAACTCTCATTCATTCATTCAATTGCTAAAGCCGTTTTCCTCCTCTCATTTCCTCCTTTGATTTTCGTTTTAACTTCAAAGCATAGAAGAGACAAAGGTATTTTCCTCAACCCCCATATTCCTTTAATGTAATATATGTTTTAAGTCATTTTGTGTGTGTCAATAAGCTGTAGTGTGTAGTATGCATAAGTAATTCTTTTTTTAGTTCGCATGAGTTGTTAAGTTTGCGTGACTTGATTTCTGACTGAATGCTTCATCGTCCAAATAACTTATCCTTCTTTCTTTCAGTTTGAGTTTGTTTTTGAAGTTTGTATGAGTTTATGACTGATtgtgtgtgttagaaaaagttcAGGAATGAATTTTTAACTTTGTTTTGCTTAAAAATTAGTTAaacaatattttcattttttttgtactGAGTTAAAGACCTTTGTGTGAGTTAGAAAAATTGAATGAAGAGATTTGTGaatgagtgatttgtgagtttaTTTTGTCCTTATTACATTAATTGAGTTAAAGTCTGGCTTTTTCCAATTTTCATGACTAAGATGCTTAAGAAAAAGTTTCTTCATGTCTCTACATTTAAGAGAAATTCTGGTTTCTAGCTGCATTTAAATACttttatatttgtgttatt contains:
- the LOC131607580 gene encoding glucan endo-1,3-beta-glucosidase 8-like; translation: MVRFKFIMCTFSMIVVMAHCQQQGPETIPTIGVNWGLLSTNPIDPHIVVNMLKDNAIKKVKIFDTDPWILSAFSGTDIEVMVGIPNDQLKKISGDMDEAEDWVKNNVSKHMHDGGVNIRYVSVGNEAFLTAYNGSFVKTTFPAMENIQKALNNAGLGNKIKVTSALNADVYDTTTDKPSGGHFRKDIYDAMKQIVKFLDENNSPFLVNIYPFLSLYQNDDFPKDYAFFDSTSRTITDNNERYSNVFDANLDTLAWALKKAGHPKVSIMIGEIGWPTDGNKHATITNAKRFYSGFLKKWASKKGSPLRPEPKVAYLFSLVDENTKSVAPGNFERHWGMFRYDGKPKFPIDLSGKDQEKMLVGAKGIRYLEKKWCVLSKDIKNMSSVGPAVSYACSSGDCTSLGPGCSCASLNEAGNASFAFNQFFQNNEQSVEACDFDGLATIVEKDPTPSNGNCVFPIQIQSGGTMLRGKTYMVKGLLIGFLLFFITFI